In Vibrio hippocampi, a single genomic region encodes these proteins:
- a CDS encoding tripartite tricarboxylate transporter permease, with product MLEHLFNGLLTAFSPEVLPILIFGVVGGIVLGALPGLTATMGVAILLPFTFGMASTPALVMLVGVYIGGIYGGSIAAILLKTPGTPASAATVLDGHTLAAKGQAARALSISAVASFVGGLISTIVLIAISPLLANFALRFNAPEYFALALFGLTIIASVSAQNILKGLLAGSIGLLISTVGLDPISSVPRFTFGIMDLYSGINVIPVLIGLFALSEAINQIEKIIKEKRTEVPKFDHTLLSRQDLKDMMPTAIKSGLMGTSIGSVPGAGADISAFVCYNEAKRVSKNPDEFGKGSIRGLAAAEAGNNGVTGGSLVPLLTLGVPGDAVAAVLLGALIVQGLTPGPLLFAHSPEVVYGVFSSMLVANVVMLLVGLVGIRFFCRIIEVPKLLMIPIIIFLSVVGAYAINNSMFDVGIAIAFGLLGFVLGKMDIPSSPILLAIILGPMAETNLRKALLMYDNSWSFLYERPIALGFILLAIFSVYSTMKMKKKSKLNQTSD from the coding sequence ATGTTAGAGCATCTATTTAACGGCCTCTTAACCGCTTTTAGCCCTGAGGTCTTACCCATTTTGATCTTCGGCGTGGTCGGAGGCATCGTTCTTGGTGCATTGCCGGGTCTTACTGCAACAATGGGCGTTGCCATCTTGCTTCCTTTTACCTTTGGTATGGCGTCAACGCCCGCTCTTGTTATGTTGGTGGGTGTCTATATTGGTGGTATCTATGGTGGTTCGATTGCAGCCATACTATTAAAAACCCCCGGCACTCCGGCCTCTGCGGCGACCGTTCTCGACGGACATACGCTAGCAGCCAAAGGACAAGCAGCAAGAGCTCTTAGTATTTCTGCGGTGGCTTCATTTGTTGGCGGTCTGATCAGTACCATCGTATTGATCGCCATCTCACCACTTTTAGCCAATTTCGCCTTGCGATTTAATGCTCCTGAGTATTTTGCACTGGCTCTGTTCGGGCTCACTATCATTGCTAGCGTCTCGGCACAAAATATCTTAAAGGGATTGCTTGCTGGTAGTATTGGATTATTAATTTCAACCGTTGGCTTAGATCCTATCAGCAGCGTACCGAGGTTTACCTTTGGTATTATGGATCTCTATAGCGGTATTAATGTCATTCCGGTATTGATTGGCTTATTCGCATTGTCTGAAGCCATTAATCAAATCGAGAAAATCATTAAAGAAAAACGTACGGAAGTGCCTAAGTTTGACCACACTTTGCTTAGCCGACAAGACCTCAAAGATATGATGCCAACCGCTATCAAGAGTGGTCTTATGGGGACATCGATTGGTTCTGTACCCGGAGCAGGTGCTGATATTTCCGCGTTCGTCTGCTACAACGAAGCAAAACGCGTTTCAAAAAACCCTGACGAATTCGGTAAAGGCTCAATTCGAGGCTTAGCCGCCGCTGAGGCAGGAAATAATGGCGTGACGGGGGGATCATTGGTTCCTTTGCTAACATTGGGTGTCCCCGGTGACGCTGTTGCTGCTGTTTTGCTCGGCGCACTGATCGTACAAGGCTTAACTCCCGGTCCGTTGCTCTTTGCCCATAGTCCTGAGGTCGTCTATGGCGTATTCAGCTCGATGCTTGTCGCTAATGTGGTGATGTTATTGGTGGGCTTAGTCGGTATTCGCTTTTTCTGTCGAATCATTGAAGTCCCTAAGTTATTAATGATCCCGATCATCATATTCTTATCGGTCGTTGGCGCTTATGCCATCAACAATTCGATGTTTGATGTGGGTATCGCTATCGCCTTTGGTTTACTCGGTTTTGTATTAGGAAAAATGGATATTCCGTCATCTCCTATTTTGCTGGCGATTATTTTAGGTCCGATGGCAGAAACTAACCTCAGAAAAGCACTATTAATGTATGACAACTCTTGGTCTTTCCTCTACGAGCGTCCCATTGCTTTAGGTTTTATCTTGTTGGCCATATTCTCCGTGTACTCGACAATGAAAATGAAGAAGAAGTCGAAATTAAACCAGACCAGCGATTAG
- a CDS encoding tripartite tricarboxylate transporter TctB family protein: MINRNMIFPSLIIVISAIVLVIISQFAEPRFQDASVDAKFFPTAIAIIQILICIALIVQVRIKKLAANQQPIFSKMAAFGVGFLIAYAVLISVIGYLYASLVAFTAYLIFFKVKKPLFYAVAWAFVFCVYYLFGEVFYIALPEGYFY, encoded by the coding sequence ATGATCAATAGAAACATGATCTTTCCTTCCCTTATTATTGTTATAAGTGCAATCGTACTGGTCATTATCTCTCAATTTGCAGAACCTCGCTTTCAAGACGCAAGTGTTGATGCAAAGTTTTTTCCTACGGCAATCGCTATTATTCAAATTCTCATTTGTATCGCTTTAATTGTGCAAGTTCGCATTAAAAAGCTGGCAGCTAACCAGCAGCCAATTTTCTCTAAAATGGCGGCATTTGGCGTTGGTTTCCTTATTGCCTACGCTGTTTTAATTAGCGTTATTGGCTACCTATATGCGAGCCTTGTTGCCTTCACTGCCTACCTGATATTTTTCAAAGTCAAAAAACCCTTGTTCTACGCTGTCGCTTGGGCATTTGTATTCTGTGTTTACTACCTATTTGGTGAAGTGTTCTATATTGCGCTTCCTGAAGGCTACTTTTATTAA
- a CDS encoding ATP-binding protein, which produces MQNTVQALIQRYFAAEQRQITLQPDSVLFRQSGHNDRLYYVLDGELAGYYEQDSADNLVKVFSAQQGAFIGVHSFFSGTWQASSTVITKTQVKLAWIDRHTAAESPDVNGPLSAQFMPVMVNELSRRQRRATQEAIAKEKALQTLHTAEQMSTLGQLAAGIAHELNNAIGVVSSKSDRLQHALIQLLEEVHSDASQFFDVGLLQGQVISSTEARNQAKRLQKKHKLDVMVAKKLAKAVNDEALTEAWLNNPEQAVRFWELGRDLHDLRLAAKHTVGIVKSVKQLGRTDTEQDALFDINDSIHKAMALLQSDLRRVSVRIRPANLPLIRGVSTEYVQVWSNILKNACDALARTEDPHIDIQTKLSNQKIQVIIANNGPEIDEATRRKIFQPNFTTKKGGLSFGLGLGLSIVKRIISENGGSIAVKSDANSTIFRIKLPVGEGYGKA; this is translated from the coding sequence ATGCAAAACACCGTGCAGGCGCTTATACAACGCTACTTTGCTGCCGAACAGCGACAAATCACCTTGCAGCCGGATAGCGTTCTGTTCAGGCAAAGCGGTCATAATGACCGTCTATATTATGTTTTGGATGGTGAGCTTGCGGGTTATTATGAGCAAGATAGCGCCGACAATTTAGTCAAAGTCTTTAGTGCCCAACAAGGGGCTTTTATTGGTGTCCACAGTTTCTTTTCTGGAACTTGGCAAGCCTCTTCAACGGTGATAACCAAAACCCAGGTAAAACTGGCCTGGATCGACCGCCATACTGCGGCGGAGTCTCCCGACGTTAATGGACCGCTTAGTGCTCAGTTTATGCCTGTTATGGTTAACGAGTTGTCACGCAGGCAGAGGCGAGCCACCCAAGAGGCGATTGCTAAAGAAAAAGCGCTGCAAACCCTGCATACCGCTGAGCAAATGAGTACCTTGGGACAGTTGGCGGCGGGGATCGCTCATGAACTAAACAACGCGATTGGTGTGGTGAGTAGTAAGAGCGATCGGCTGCAACATGCGTTGATACAGCTTTTAGAAGAGGTCCACTCTGACGCGAGTCAATTTTTTGATGTTGGCCTGCTACAGGGACAAGTGATTTCTTCGACCGAAGCGAGAAACCAAGCCAAGCGATTGCAAAAGAAACATAAACTGGATGTCATGGTGGCTAAAAAATTGGCCAAAGCGGTGAATGATGAAGCGCTGACAGAAGCTTGGTTGAATAACCCTGAGCAAGCCGTCAGATTTTGGGAGTTAGGGCGAGATTTGCACGATCTTCGTTTGGCGGCAAAGCATACGGTCGGGATTGTTAAATCAGTGAAACAGTTGGGCAGAACCGACACTGAGCAAGATGCGTTGTTTGATATTAATGATTCCATTCATAAGGCGATGGCATTGTTGCAAAGTGATTTACGTCGTGTATCGGTCAGAATAAGACCGGCAAATTTACCCCTTATTCGCGGAGTCTCAACGGAATATGTGCAAGTGTGGAGTAACATTTTAAAAAATGCCTGCGACGCCTTGGCAAGGACGGAAGACCCACATATCGATATTCAAACCAAATTATCCAATCAAAAGATTCAAGTGATTATCGCCAATAATGGACCAGAAATAGACGAAGCCACAAGACGCAAAATTTTCCAGCCCAATTTCACCACTAAAAAAGGTGGGTTATCGTTTGGGTTGGGGTTGGGGCTTTCAATTGTGAAAAGAATTATCAGTGAAAATGGCGGTAGCATAGCGGTAAAGAGCGATGCTAACAGCACAATTTTCCGAATCAAATTACCGGTAGGAGAAGGTTATGGAAAAGCTTAA
- the rimJ gene encoding ribosomal protein S5-alanine N-acetyltransferase, with protein MQDLSSPVQMYCSDGEILVRTTKPSDAYMLADYFQHNREHLKPWEPERGEDFYRVDSWASKLIKLDELHRLGKAYYCIIVELSSQKMIGTVSFSHLVRFPVYSCNLGYSLAQSAQGQGFMQKALALALPYMFDTQQMHRIGATYMPNNHRSGAVLHSMGFEKEGIAKDYLLINGKWEDHILTALINPNWQANSQRYMQKMS; from the coding sequence ATGCAAGACTTGAGCTCGCCAGTACAGATGTATTGCAGCGATGGGGAGATATTGGTGCGAACCACCAAGCCCTCAGATGCTTATATGTTAGCTGATTACTTTCAGCACAACCGTGAACATCTTAAACCTTGGGAACCAGAACGCGGTGAAGATTTTTATCGAGTGGATAGTTGGGCTTCGAAACTGATTAAGTTGGATGAACTGCACCGCTTAGGGAAAGCGTACTATTGCATTATCGTAGAGTTGAGCAGCCAAAAAATGATTGGCACTGTCTCCTTTAGCCATTTAGTACGATTCCCAGTTTATAGTTGCAATTTAGGGTATTCACTGGCTCAAAGCGCGCAAGGACAGGGCTTTATGCAGAAAGCCTTAGCACTTGCGTTACCTTATATGTTTGATACCCAGCAGATGCATCGAATTGGCGCCACTTATATGCCCAATAATCATCGCAGTGGCGCGGTACTTCATTCGATGGGATTTGAAAAAGAGGGGATAGCGAAAGACTATCTATTGATCAACGGAAAATGGGAGGACCATATCCTCACTGCCTTGATTAACCCTAACTGGCAAGCAAATTCGCAACGTTATATGCAAAAGATGTCGTAA
- a CDS encoding DUF2947 domain-containing protein yields MSYETLEQYQRKWIFTHQSMPVPEQDWSQIKPMTQARAAQFWKENVSAQSPDAERLSSQDWPMNESNWLESVDWMQEWESDDNALPSAVNEFLDWQDDVTVYFCYEKYNIIETKWSVFKKYWKNFLFYDDGPFLLARRRNQALWFNTDGTVRLGQRS; encoded by the coding sequence ATGTCTTACGAAACTTTGGAGCAATACCAAAGAAAATGGATTTTTACTCACCAATCTATGCCAGTTCCTGAACAGGATTGGTCACAGATTAAACCGATGACTCAAGCCCGCGCGGCTCAGTTTTGGAAAGAGAATGTCAGTGCGCAAAGCCCAGATGCTGAACGACTCAGCAGTCAAGACTGGCCAATGAATGAAAGCAACTGGCTAGAGAGCGTTGACTGGATGCAAGAGTGGGAATCGGATGATAACGCCCTACCATCAGCGGTGAATGAGTTTTTAGACTGGCAAGATGATGTGACGGTGTATTTTTGTTATGAGAAGTACAACATCATTGAAACCAAATGGTCGGTATTTAAAAAGTACTGGAAGAACTTTCTATTTTACGATGACGGTCCATTCCTCCTTGCTCGCCGTCGCAATCAAGCCTTGTGGTTTAATACAGACGGTACTGTTAGGTTGGGTCAACGCAGTTGA
- a CDS encoding tripartite tricarboxylate transporter substrate binding protein, which translates to MNKLLKSLLVTAGVMASASAISADYPSKNIRLVVPFGAGGGTDAVGRTLANSAKDILGQNIAVMNRTGGAGAVGMSFGAQQRPDGYTLTVVTREIASLPQMGLMQHDASDFKLIRLVNLDPAVVLVHKDSPYNTINDLIAEAKKGDGVVKFASTAAPNFYLMALEKDQNIKLNAIPYNGASEAIPAVLGKHTDVTMVTPGEAIAQLRSGQLKALGVMSEERIGYLPEVPTLKEQGVDVVTGTWRGIGAPKDTPDAIIETLGKAFDEAMASAEFKEFMEKGAMTIHNMNAEEFTQFVEQDTKSLGKLIN; encoded by the coding sequence ATGAACAAGTTACTAAAATCGCTACTTGTCACCGCTGGTGTGATGGCTTCAGCTTCAGCTATTTCTGCTGATTACCCATCAAAAAATATTCGTCTCGTTGTACCATTTGGAGCCGGTGGCGGTACCGATGCCGTGGGTCGTACTCTTGCTAACTCAGCAAAAGACATTCTGGGTCAAAATATTGCAGTTATGAACCGTACTGGCGGTGCGGGTGCTGTCGGAATGAGCTTCGGCGCTCAGCAACGTCCTGATGGCTACACGCTGACCGTTGTTACGCGTGAAATCGCTTCCCTTCCACAAATGGGGCTTATGCAGCATGACGCGAGCGACTTTAAACTCATTCGCCTTGTTAACCTCGACCCTGCCGTGGTGCTGGTTCATAAAGACAGCCCATACAACACCATTAATGATTTGATTGCCGAAGCGAAAAAAGGCGATGGCGTAGTCAAATTTGCTTCTACCGCAGCGCCAAACTTCTATTTAATGGCGCTTGAAAAGGACCAAAACATCAAACTAAACGCAATCCCGTACAACGGAGCCTCTGAAGCCATTCCTGCAGTGCTGGGCAAACACACAGATGTCACTATGGTGACTCCAGGTGAAGCGATTGCACAACTACGTTCTGGTCAGCTAAAAGCGCTTGGCGTTATGTCTGAAGAGCGCATTGGTTACTTGCCTGAAGTTCCGACACTGAAAGAGCAAGGTGTTGATGTCGTTACAGGGACTTGGCGTGGTATTGGCGCACCAAAAGATACACCAGATGCAATCATCGAAACGCTAGGTAAAGCATTCGATGAAGCTATGGCTTCTGCAGAATTCAAAGAGTTTATGGAAAAAGGTGCAATGACCATCCATAACATGAATGCAGAAGAGTTCACTCAGTTTGTTGAGCAAGATACTAAGTCGCTAGGCAAACTAATTAATTAA
- the tyrR gene encoding transcriptional regulator TyrR: protein MRLQVLCEDRLGLTRELLELLTARSLDLRGIEIDPVGIIYLNCPDIDFDTFRDLMAEIRRIDGVKDVRKIQFMPSERHNNELISLLTNLPYPVLSIDLKGAVDIANHAALKLLAKTEQEAVGQQISSLIPSFNFAKWMEGEVSRQQSTVVIDGIDHKMDILPVYITNHSDEAVLTSIVVSVYPKGAGKTSDMLPDSHALGFEHFVGISNKHKALISQAKKLALLDQPLLITGDTGTGKEMLARACHTRSSRAEHPFLVVSCASMPDDVAETELFGHAPGSFNHEHGHKGIFEQANGGTVLLDEIGEMSPHLQIKMLRLLQDGRFRRVGEEHEMQADVRIIASTRHNLAQLAEAGQFREDLFYRLNVLTLNIPPLCERSSDIAPLLELFITKHSHHLGLTKPSFDEELVKELSQYAWPGNMRQLDNMVLRALTQFTGHELKSKDFNLPRLDAVSSSSAALNLEGSLDDIMKEYESKVLEKLYQAFPSSRKLAKRLNVSHTSIANKLRDYNIRKN, encoded by the coding sequence GTGCGTTTACAAGTGCTTTGTGAGGATAGATTAGGTCTAACCAGAGAGTTATTAGAGCTGTTGACGGCTCGCAGCTTAGACCTGAGAGGGATTGAAATCGATCCCGTCGGTATCATCTATCTGAACTGTCCTGATATTGATTTTGACACCTTTCGTGATCTTATGGCAGAAATTCGCCGCATTGACGGGGTTAAAGATGTACGCAAAATTCAATTTATGCCCAGTGAAAGGCATAATAACGAACTGATTTCTCTGCTTACTAATCTGCCGTATCCGGTGCTATCCATCGATCTCAAAGGTGCGGTGGATATTGCGAACCATGCCGCTCTAAAGCTGTTAGCCAAAACTGAGCAAGAAGCGGTAGGGCAGCAAATCTCTTCTTTGATCCCTAGCTTTAATTTTGCTAAATGGATGGAAGGCGAGGTCTCTCGCCAGCAAAGTACCGTTGTGATTGATGGTATCGACCACAAAATGGATATTTTGCCAGTGTATATCACCAACCATAGCGATGAAGCGGTATTGACGAGCATCGTTGTGAGCGTGTATCCAAAAGGCGCGGGTAAAACGAGTGATATGTTGCCCGATAGCCATGCCCTTGGTTTTGAGCATTTTGTCGGCATCTCCAATAAACATAAAGCACTGATCAGCCAAGCGAAAAAACTCGCATTATTGGATCAACCTCTTTTGATTACTGGCGATACTGGTACGGGTAAAGAGATGCTAGCTCGAGCTTGCCATACTCGCTCAAGTCGCGCCGAGCATCCGTTCTTGGTGGTTAGTTGCGCGTCAATGCCCGATGACGTAGCGGAGACAGAATTGTTTGGTCATGCACCGGGTTCTTTTAATCATGAACATGGACATAAAGGCATTTTCGAACAAGCTAACGGCGGTACGGTGCTGCTGGATGAAATTGGTGAAATGAGTCCGCATTTGCAGATCAAAATGTTGCGCTTGTTACAAGACGGTCGTTTTAGGCGAGTCGGTGAAGAGCACGAAATGCAGGCAGATGTCCGCATTATCGCATCAACTCGACACAATTTAGCGCAGTTAGCGGAAGCGGGGCAGTTCCGTGAAGATCTATTTTATCGACTAAATGTACTGACATTGAATATACCGCCGCTATGTGAACGCTCAAGTGACATTGCACCTTTATTGGAGCTGTTTATTACTAAGCACAGCCATCATCTAGGGTTAACTAAACCCAGTTTTGATGAAGAGTTAGTCAAGGAGCTTAGCCAATATGCGTGGCCAGGCAATATGCGTCAGCTTGATAACATGGTGTTACGTGCGCTCACTCAATTTACGGGTCATGAGCTAAAATCAAAAGACTTCAATTTGCCTCGTCTCGATGCCGTCTCTTCTTCAAGTGCAGCCTTGAACTTGGAAGGTTCGCTGGACGATATTATGAAAGAATATGAGTCTAAGGTATTGGAAAAGTTGTATCAGGCGTTTCCTTCAAGCCGCAAGTTGGCGAAGCGACTTAACGTGTCTCATACATCGATAGCAAACAAGCTTCGTGACTACAATATTCGGAAGAATTGA
- a CDS encoding SLC13 family permease, producing the protein MRSYIKFVIPILIPLIVLCLPLSAFPFEGLTIVQQRVIAIFLLAALCWVFEPIPIYATSVVIIVLELLLISNKGIYLFRMSENEPHFGELLSYSDIMATFASPIIMLFLGGFFLAMAATKYRLDVNLARVLLKPFGQDPRFVMLGLMLITGIFSMFMSNTATTAMMLSILTPVIAVFGPKDPGRIAFALCIPVAANIGGIGTPIGTPPNAIALKYLVGDNLISFGEWMAFGVPFVVVMMAFAWFVINALYKADQQKIDLEIKGRFLKTPKAIMVYITFGLTILLWLMGSSHGMNSYTVALIPVAIFSITGIINKEDLKKISWDVLWLVSGGIALGLALDKTGLAKLVVHSIPFDAYSPYVVLFGAAFLCLLMANFMSHTATANLLMPIMAALGASMVSLAPLGGEVTLILVVTFAASLGMSLPISTPPNALAHATGHVQSSQMAKVGVILGVVGVLLSFVLVWLLHAVGHIG; encoded by the coding sequence ATGCGCTCATATATTAAATTTGTCATTCCAATTCTTATTCCGTTAATTGTTCTTTGTTTACCGTTATCCGCGTTTCCTTTTGAAGGCTTAACCATAGTACAGCAACGTGTGATTGCCATTTTCCTGTTGGCGGCGCTTTGTTGGGTATTTGAGCCTATTCCTATTTACGCCACTTCTGTGGTGATTATCGTCTTGGAACTGTTGTTAATCTCGAATAAAGGCATCTATCTGTTCCGAATGTCAGAAAATGAGCCGCATTTTGGCGAATTACTCAGCTACAGCGATATCATGGCGACGTTTGCCAGTCCAATTATCATGTTGTTTCTCGGTGGTTTCTTTCTAGCAATGGCGGCGACCAAGTATCGGCTTGATGTCAATCTCGCAAGGGTGCTACTCAAGCCTTTTGGTCAAGATCCCCGTTTTGTTATGCTGGGTCTAATGCTCATTACCGGCATTTTTTCCATGTTTATGTCTAACACCGCGACCACAGCGATGATGTTGTCGATACTCACTCCGGTGATCGCCGTGTTTGGACCGAAAGATCCTGGTCGTATCGCCTTTGCGCTTTGTATTCCTGTTGCTGCCAATATTGGCGGTATCGGCACGCCAATCGGTACGCCACCCAACGCTATCGCACTCAAATATTTGGTGGGTGACAACTTGATTAGTTTTGGCGAGTGGATGGCATTTGGTGTGCCGTTTGTCGTGGTGATGATGGCGTTCGCTTGGTTTGTGATTAACGCGCTCTATAAAGCAGACCAACAGAAAATTGATTTGGAAATCAAAGGTCGATTCTTAAAAACACCCAAGGCGATCATGGTTTATATTACCTTTGGTTTAACCATTCTACTGTGGTTGATGGGCTCTTCCCATGGCATGAACTCGTATACGGTCGCATTAATCCCTGTCGCGATTTTCTCCATCACCGGCATCATCAATAAAGAAGATTTGAAAAAAATCTCTTGGGATGTGCTGTGGTTGGTGTCGGGCGGTATTGCGTTAGGTCTCGCTCTGGATAAAACCGGATTAGCCAAACTGGTGGTACACAGTATTCCGTTTGATGCTTATTCCCCTTATGTGGTGTTATTCGGTGCCGCTTTCCTATGTTTGCTGATGGCGAACTTTATGTCTCATACTGCGACGGCAAACTTGTTGATGCCTATTATGGCGGCATTAGGCGCTTCGATGGTCAGCCTTGCGCCGCTTGGTGGTGAGGTGACCTTGATTCTTGTGGTGACGTTCGCCGCCTCGTTGGGTATGTCATTGCCGATAAGTACCCCACCGAATGCTTTAGCGCATGCAACTGGTCATGTTCAGAGCAGCCAAATGGCAAAAGTTGGGGTGATTCTAGGTGTGGTTGGCGTGCTGCTCAGCTTTGTGTTGGTGTGGCTACTGCATGCGGTTGGGCATATAGGTTAA